One window of the Candidatus Palauibacter soopunensis genome contains the following:
- the surE gene encoding 5'/3'-nucleotidase SurE — protein sequence MLARNAVVLPGPARGIAGAFVVVAACGALGCGAEPAGEALETPGDTSPYHILLTNDDGIESPGIQDLAAALREVGEVTVVAPCGERSGSSMSILLGQEVRLRTFPEGHCVDATPAGAVLFAADALAPESGFDLVVSGINRGANVGEVSHMSGTVGGAMMGAYLGMPAVAASLGNPSGGFGYAARTVARFAAELRRRGVEAGVVYSINFPVGTAEDASGIAARAMGGQYIKVEYEEVTGDGAEEASADEGVRLFRPRFERPDPYPAGSDSEAYGEGFITITPLRFDWTDRPTVDALEGWDLEALLEDGEDGR from the coding sequence ATGCTCGCCAGAAACGCCGTAGTACTGCCTGGACCGGCCAGGGGCATCGCCGGCGCTTTCGTCGTGGTTGCCGCGTGCGGTGCTCTCGGCTGCGGCGCGGAACCTGCGGGCGAAGCACTGGAAACTCCCGGCGATACGTCTCCCTACCACATCCTCCTGACCAACGATGACGGCATCGAGTCGCCCGGCATTCAGGATCTCGCGGCGGCGCTCCGCGAGGTCGGCGAGGTGACGGTCGTCGCGCCGTGTGGCGAGCGTAGCGGCAGCAGCATGTCGATCCTGCTCGGCCAGGAGGTCCGCCTTCGCACGTTCCCGGAAGGACACTGCGTCGACGCCACGCCGGCCGGCGCGGTCCTTTTCGCCGCGGACGCGCTCGCACCCGAATCCGGCTTTGACCTGGTCGTGAGCGGGATCAACCGTGGTGCGAACGTCGGCGAAGTGTCCCACATGTCCGGCACGGTGGGTGGCGCGATGATGGGCGCCTACCTCGGGATGCCCGCGGTGGCCGCCTCGCTGGGCAACCCCTCCGGCGGGTTCGGGTACGCGGCCCGCACCGTCGCGCGCTTCGCCGCCGAACTCCGCCGCCGTGGCGTGGAAGCCGGCGTCGTGTACTCCATCAACTTCCCGGTGGGCACGGCCGAGGACGCGAGCGGCATCGCGGCACGCGCCATGGGCGGCCAGTACATCAAGGTCGAGTACGAGGAAGTGACAGGGGACGGCGCCGAAGAAGCCTCGGCGGACGAGGGCGTGCGCCTCTTCCGACCCCGTTTCGAGAGACCGGATCCCTATCCGGCCGGGAGCGATTCCGAAGCGTACGGCGAAGGGTTTATCACGATCACCCCGCTCCGCTTCGACTGGACGGACCGACCCACCGTCGATGCCCTGGAGGGGTGGGACCTCGAGGCGCTCCTCGAGGACGGGGAAGACGGGAGATAG
- a CDS encoding ferrous iron transporter B, which translates to MALIGPPNSGKTTLFNRLTGLRQRVANYPGVTVEKHVGRVRFASGLDLDIVDLPGVSGFSARSPDERVTRDVLEGRIEGLRAPEAIVLIVDAVRLETQLMLVGPVLERERPTLLVLNMADELEAGDGTLDDEALAAAFGVEVVRTDARTGRGVEAVADFLDRVAMHAATPATGAKPRSGSGAERAGLPTMDALSRRRDVVQNALASAGYRSAGPPKLTQRLDALFLHRIAGPAVFLVLAALVFQAIFTWATPIMDGVELGIASSGEWLAARLPASWFRDLLIDGVWAGVGSVLVFLPQILILFLFLGILEDSGYMARAAVIADRTMLKVGLQGRAFLPLLSAYACAVPAILSSRTVENERDRTATMFIAPFMTCSARLPVYALLIAAFIPERPLLGPFVGTRAATMLGLYALGLAAAIGTAFLLRRTFLRGKPAGFVMELPPYRIPALRTLALRLLDRSKIFLRRVGKIILAVTVVLWVLAQFPRVDGAPPPVEESALGQMGQVIEPAIEPLGFDWRIGVGLVSSLAAREVIVGTLGTIYGIEDGDETSLELRAALQRDLDFGAAVALLVFFVFALQCMSTVAMMRRETAGWKWPLAQFGYMLVLAYAGALTANQLL; encoded by the coding sequence GTGGCTCTCATCGGTCCGCCCAACTCGGGAAAGACGACGCTCTTCAACCGTCTGACCGGGCTGCGGCAGAGGGTCGCGAACTACCCGGGCGTCACGGTAGAGAAGCACGTGGGCCGGGTGCGCTTCGCCTCGGGCCTCGACCTGGACATCGTCGACCTGCCGGGCGTAAGCGGTTTCTCGGCCCGTTCTCCCGATGAGCGCGTCACGCGCGACGTGCTGGAAGGCCGGATCGAAGGGCTGCGGGCACCCGAGGCCATCGTGCTCATCGTCGACGCGGTCCGGCTCGAGACGCAGCTCATGCTCGTGGGTCCCGTGCTCGAACGGGAGCGCCCCACGCTCCTTGTCCTCAACATGGCGGACGAACTCGAGGCGGGGGACGGCACGCTGGACGACGAGGCGCTCGCCGCCGCGTTCGGCGTGGAAGTGGTCCGGACGGACGCCCGCACGGGGCGGGGCGTTGAAGCGGTCGCCGACTTCCTCGACCGGGTGGCCATGCACGCGGCGACGCCCGCGACCGGTGCGAAGCCGCGGTCGGGTTCCGGGGCCGAACGAGCCGGGCTGCCGACGATGGACGCGCTCTCCCGCCGCCGCGACGTGGTCCAGAACGCGCTCGCCTCCGCCGGGTACCGGTCCGCCGGCCCGCCGAAGCTGACGCAGCGTCTCGACGCCCTCTTCCTGCACCGGATCGCGGGTCCGGCCGTGTTTCTCGTCCTCGCCGCCCTCGTGTTCCAGGCCATCTTCACGTGGGCCACGCCGATCATGGACGGGGTCGAACTCGGCATCGCCTCCTCCGGCGAATGGCTGGCGGCGCGGCTGCCGGCGAGCTGGTTCCGGGACCTTCTCATCGACGGCGTGTGGGCGGGCGTCGGCTCCGTCCTCGTCTTCCTCCCCCAGATCCTCATCCTCTTCCTCTTCCTGGGGATCCTGGAGGACTCCGGCTACATGGCGCGGGCGGCCGTGATCGCCGACCGCACGATGCTGAAGGTCGGGCTGCAGGGACGGGCGTTCCTGCCGCTCCTCTCGGCCTACGCGTGCGCGGTCCCGGCGATCCTCTCCTCGCGCACCGTGGAAAACGAGCGCGACCGGACGGCGACCATGTTCATCGCCCCGTTCATGACCTGCTCGGCGCGGCTGCCCGTCTATGCCCTCCTCATCGCGGCGTTCATCCCGGAGCGTCCGCTCCTGGGGCCGTTCGTCGGGACGCGGGCGGCGACGATGCTCGGCCTCTACGCGCTGGGCCTCGCCGCGGCCATCGGCACCGCCTTTCTGCTCCGGCGCACGTTTTTGCGGGGCAAGCCCGCCGGGTTCGTGATGGAACTGCCGCCGTACCGGATTCCGGCGCTGCGGACGCTTGCCCTCCGCCTCCTCGACCGGAGCAAGATCTTCCTCCGGAGGGTGGGGAAGATCATCCTCGCCGTGACCGTCGTCCTCTGGGTTCTGGCCCAGTTCCCCCGGGTCGACGGCGCCCCGCCGCCGGTCGAGGAGAGCGCGCTCGGACAGATGGGGCAGGTGATCGAACCGGCGATCGAACCGCTCGGGTTCGACTGGAGGATCGGGGTGGGTCTCGTCTCGTCGCTCGCGGCGCGCGAGGTCATCGTCGGCACGCTCGGCACCATCTACGGAATCGAGGACGGCGACGAGACGTCCCTCGAACTGCGGGCCGCCCTGCAGCGGGATCTGGACTTCGGGGCGGCGGTCGCCCTGCTCGTCTTCTTCGTGTTCGCGCTTCAGTGCATGTCCACGGTCGCGATGATGCGGAGGGAGACGGCGGGCTGGAAATGGCCCCTGGCCCAGTTCGGCTACATGCTCGTGCTGGCCTACGCCGGGGCGCTGACCGCGAACCAGTTGCTCTGA
- a CDS encoding FeoA family protein: MKNGRSNGSRTSLMDVPLRQAVELERIDAPNDEVEPLLERGILPGCTLRRVRNSPTGDPIISVEGTLLALRRESAAQIFVREI; this comes from the coding sequence TTGAAGAACGGACGATCGAACGGTTCCCGGACGTCGCTGATGGACGTGCCGCTGCGGCAAGCGGTCGAACTCGAGCGCATCGACGCACCGAACGACGAAGTCGAGCCGTTGCTCGAACGCGGCATCCTGCCCGGCTGCACGCTGCGCCGCGTTCGCAATTCCCCCACGGGAGACCCGATCATCTCCGTCGAGGGCACCCTCCTCGCGCTGCGCCGCGAATCCGCCGCGCAGATCTTCGTGCGCGAAATCTAG
- a CDS encoding DinB family protein, with protein MSYAEGLAAQLSMSRSLFKKTLETFTEEDSGFGPNPDVFTVAGHVAHAAGTVDWFVDGAFGDGWNMDFEGHLEEARAVTSVAEAIAWVDRAYGRAIEVIGSQSDEDLHAPIEDPRIMEGQPRAAVVNGIVDHTAHHRGALTVYARLLGKVPVMPYA; from the coding sequence ATGTCCTACGCCGAAGGTCTCGCCGCCCAGCTTTCCATGTCCAGAAGCCTGTTCAAGAAGACGCTGGAGACATTCACGGAGGAGGATTCGGGTTTCGGGCCCAACCCGGACGTCTTCACCGTGGCCGGCCACGTGGCGCACGCCGCCGGTACGGTCGACTGGTTCGTCGACGGCGCGTTCGGCGACGGCTGGAACATGGACTTCGAAGGACATCTCGAGGAGGCGCGGGCCGTCACTTCGGTGGCCGAGGCGATCGCCTGGGTCGACCGGGCCTACGGCCGGGCGATCGAGGTCATCGGATCCCAGTCGGACGAGGATCTCCACGCGCCGATCGAAGATCCGCGGATCATGGAAGGCCAGCCGCGAGCGGCGGTCGTGAACGGGATCGTGGATCACACGGCGCACCACCGGGGCGCGCTCACGGTCTACGCGCGTCTGCTCGGCAAGGTGCCGGTGATGCCGTATGCCTAG
- a CDS encoding FAD-dependent oxidoreductase has protein sequence MTANTDKTTLSRRDFLARGSGALVSLSLGAGCSGGGMGPDVSVPPPPSPGDRVDVIVVGAGLAGLVAAYELARAGHDVRVLEARNAAGGRVQTLREPFNDGLIAESGPARIPPDHDRTLGYIDHFGIETSPFYTQDGEYLIVPERGDRYRETPDVFLGGGRDTWLKIPTGTDALPIAFAEALGDRVRYGSPVTRVVRDEAGVVASYGTGDAAGELRGGHLICTVPLPVIDKIVFDPILSAAKRAAFEATSYQDVTRVYVQYAERNWEEDGLNGWGLSFVGGFSEMWHPTWNQPGPRGVLMSYMYGAMARTVAAMEPGAIVPDFIDRFDGLFPGSREVAERGTHFAWEHQPWIGAAYTRNDPPFAEHPELASPEGPIHFAGEHASVERGWMQGALQSGLRAASEIDATVTGERARTTVAISRRRMAHRVTGALHTPEWLAP, from the coding sequence ATGACGGCCAACACCGACAAGACAACGCTCAGCCGCCGGGACTTTCTCGCCCGCGGCAGTGGCGCCCTGGTCTCTCTCTCCCTGGGCGCTGGCTGCTCGGGCGGCGGCATGGGTCCGGACGTCAGTGTGCCGCCACCGCCCTCGCCCGGAGATCGGGTCGACGTGATCGTGGTGGGCGCCGGTCTTGCCGGGCTGGTCGCCGCATACGAGTTGGCCCGGGCGGGGCACGATGTCCGGGTTCTGGAGGCAAGAAACGCAGCGGGGGGTCGGGTACAGACACTTCGCGAGCCCTTCAACGACGGACTCATCGCCGAATCCGGCCCGGCCCGCATCCCGCCGGACCACGATCGAACGCTCGGCTACATCGATCACTTCGGGATCGAGACCTCTCCCTTCTATACGCAGGACGGTGAGTACCTCATCGTTCCCGAGCGGGGAGACCGCTACCGGGAGACGCCGGACGTGTTCCTCGGTGGGGGGCGGGACACGTGGCTGAAGATTCCGACGGGGACCGACGCCTTGCCGATCGCCTTTGCCGAAGCGCTCGGAGACCGGGTGCGGTACGGCTCGCCGGTGACGAGGGTGGTCCGGGACGAGGCCGGCGTCGTGGCCTCTTACGGAACCGGCGACGCGGCGGGGGAACTGAGGGGCGGCCACCTCATCTGTACCGTCCCCCTCCCCGTCATCGACAAGATCGTGTTCGACCCCATCCTCTCGGCAGCGAAGCGAGCGGCCTTCGAAGCCACTTCCTACCAGGACGTCACCCGGGTCTACGTCCAGTACGCGGAACGGAACTGGGAGGAGGACGGCCTGAACGGATGGGGGTTGTCGTTCGTGGGGGGGTTCTCGGAAATGTGGCATCCGACCTGGAATCAGCCGGGACCGCGCGGAGTCCTGATGTCCTACATGTACGGAGCCATGGCGCGCACGGTCGCGGCGATGGAGCCCGGCGCCATCGTACCCGATTTCATCGATCGCTTTGATGGCTTGTTCCCTGGCTCCCGCGAGGTCGCGGAGCGCGGAACCCACTTCGCGTGGGAGCACCAGCCCTGGATCGGGGCCGCCTACACCCGGAACGATCCCCCGTTCGCCGAGCACCCGGAACTGGCATCGCCCGAGGGCCCCATTCACTTCGCTGGCGAGCACGCCTCGGTGGAGCGGGGGTGGATGCAGGGAGCCCTCCAGTCGGGCCTCCGAGCTGCTTCGGAGATCGATGCGACCGTGACGGGGGAGCGCGCCCGCACGACCGTGGCGATCTCGCGGCGGCGGATGGCGCACCGCGTCACGGGCGCCCTCCATACTCCGGAATGGCTGGCACCATGA
- a CDS encoding MBL fold metallo-hydrolase, whose protein sequence is MIRKRSSSLVSGPSIPLISRIPLLSLVALGASLSWVACGGGDGPSDEPAGGAAAADAPPQFETTEVAEGVYQFRWIGHNALFAVTSEGVFAFDPISVEAAATYAEEIRRVAPGAELAAIVYSHNHADHATGAEVLREAFGADVPIYAHRNADAPLREAANPDLPPPTTTFDETMTLAGGEIELHYLGRSHSDDIAVGFLPAHNLAFAVDFVSRDRFGYQDLGSFHFPDMFDAIEGLLEIPFETIVFGHGPPGDRAAIERQLTYYRDLDAAVRAAVEAGLSEDETAETVLMEDYSHWDRYDDWRELNVRGMHRKLSAAGAGEEEGEHEEGGEHDGEGEHGEGREGSGEHDRVGREGRGEHNGENGEHGGEGGHGEGDEGEESGEYLARDETWDAIRRGARLVLSYDAGQDIFAGMVENTTDETLCAVRVEVHLSSGSELGPTPRTNVDPGGTTAVELAAGGEAFERWTAHPEMSPCAT, encoded by the coding sequence ATGATTCGCAAGCGCTCTTCCAGCCTGGTCTCCGGCCCATCGATCCCTCTGATCTCTCGCATCCCCCTGCTCTCGCTCGTCGCGCTCGGCGCTTCACTTTCGTGGGTCGCCTGCGGAGGGGGAGATGGGCCGTCCGACGAACCCGCCGGGGGCGCCGCGGCCGCCGACGCGCCGCCGCAGTTCGAGACGACCGAGGTCGCCGAGGGGGTCTACCAGTTCCGCTGGATCGGACACAACGCCCTGTTCGCCGTGACCTCGGAGGGCGTCTTCGCCTTCGATCCGATCTCGGTCGAGGCGGCCGCCACCTATGCGGAGGAGATCCGCCGGGTCGCGCCGGGGGCCGAACTCGCGGCCATCGTCTACAGCCACAACCACGCGGACCACGCGACGGGCGCCGAGGTGCTGCGCGAGGCGTTCGGAGCCGACGTCCCCATCTACGCGCACCGAAACGCGGACGCGCCGCTCAGGGAGGCCGCGAACCCCGACCTTCCCCCGCCCACGACCACCTTCGATGAGACGATGACGCTCGCGGGCGGCGAGATCGAACTCCACTACCTGGGCCGCAGCCACAGCGACGATATCGCCGTGGGCTTCCTGCCGGCGCACAACCTCGCCTTCGCGGTGGATTTCGTGTCGCGCGACCGGTTCGGGTACCAGGATCTCGGCAGCTTCCACTTCCCCGACATGTTCGACGCGATCGAGGGCCTGCTCGAGATCCCCTTCGAGACGATCGTGTTCGGGCACGGGCCGCCGGGCGACCGGGCCGCCATCGAGCGGCAACTCACCTACTACCGGGATCTGGACGCGGCCGTGCGGGCCGCCGTGGAGGCGGGGCTGAGCGAGGACGAGACGGCCGAAACCGTCCTCATGGAGGACTACAGCCACTGGGACCGCTACGACGACTGGCGCGAACTCAACGTCCGCGGAATGCACCGCAAGCTCTCCGCCGCCGGCGCGGGCGAGGAAGAGGGCGAGCACGAGGAGGGTGGCGAGCACGACGGCGAGGGAGAGCACGGCGAGGGCCGTGAGGGAAGCGGCGAACACGACCGCGTGGGTCGCGAAGGCCGGGGCGAACACAACGGCGAGAATGGCGAGCACGGAGGCGAAGGCGGGCACGGCGAGGGCGACGAAGGCGAGGAGTCGGGCGAATACCTGGCGCGAGACGAGACGTGGGACGCGATCCGACGCGGCGCGCGGCTCGTGCTCTCCTACGATGCGGGCCAGGACATCTTCGCGGGCATGGTCGAGAACACGACGGACGAGACCCTGTGCGCCGTCCGCGTCGAAGTCCACCTCTCCTCCGGCTCGGAACTCGGACCCACGCCGCGAACGAACGTGGACCCGGGCGGGACGACCGCGGTCGAGTTGGCGGCCGGCGGGGAGGCGTTCGAGCGCTGGACCGCCCACCCCGAAATGTCTCCCTGCGCAACCTAG
- a CDS encoding SRPBCC family protein translates to MPSPLERTFAFFSDAHNLERITPPFVKFRIVTPPPIEMRVGTRIDYRLRLHGIPIRWQSEITHWDPPHGFVDEQRRGPYRKWVHEHRLREEDGGTRVEDHVTYAVPGGPLIDRWFVRPDLERIFEYRHSAISEELGR, encoded by the coding sequence GTGCCCAGCCCGCTTGAGCGGACCTTCGCCTTCTTTTCCGACGCCCACAACCTGGAGCGGATCACGCCGCCATTCGTGAAGTTCCGGATCGTCACTCCACCGCCGATCGAGATGCGCGTGGGAACGCGAATCGACTATCGGCTACGGCTGCACGGAATCCCCATTCGGTGGCAGAGCGAGATCACACACTGGGATCCGCCGCACGGTTTCGTCGACGAGCAGCGCCGCGGCCCGTATCGGAAGTGGGTCCACGAGCACCGCCTCCGGGAGGAGGATGGAGGCACGCGGGTGGAGGACCACGTCACGTACGCGGTCCCGGGCGGCCCGCTGATCGACCGCTGGTTCGTGCGCCCCGATCTCGAGCGCATCTTCGAGTACCGCCACAGCGCCATCTCGGAAGAGCTGGGGAGGTAG
- a CDS encoding M56 family metallopeptidase, producing the protein MSPAVLIAQVTLLLLLALALAWFMRRGASRTLHLLWTATFALVLALPVLGFFGPSWEIPLLPAPGGASPAATIRGATSATFDPALGPSGLIATLEVAGMREALFLAERARLDARTDAAKSAASAAMGHPVVRVAWIAWLVGCVLSLASLAFAALRLRKLVRTARPVRDPEWVRAAATLQRRLGLRREVRLLSGEAVATPMTGGLWRPVILLPAAAATWSPERRVVVLTHELIHVRRRDALRQLIRRVVLALHWFHPLAWIASRRAGLASEKACDEEVLALGARPSDYARHLLFLAAGLPRGPRALALPLAHPIVHPSQLERRITSILARRRPRPSLVRAALTLAVLGIAGVFVAAARPVPVGEAAATISEATPEAAAIAAEVRREATRERSTREAAFAAARAAAVRAATPPTAGTTSSGAPHEVECVASPDSIRSFAFRGGGRVTPNWKWTDGGFTMVRRVAGMLLCMRGEGDVTLNDADTAVRSLGDDSWLFLASTGERTHRLAITGGPEGIAREWSVDGVQQPFDAEARRWRDLMFTVMNHYQDAWFSTTGGVLLYGRISGYRDELSNLQSALRDAQPAEALRELVQDLMAWEMGLRRITETIRRSDLDTQLTGIAERIADIDFGVAGLMTDVEMSDLERRLLEISELIKRQAEGPDLEQRLEEMEHSLQDVLDELQGATR; encoded by the coding sequence GTGAGCCCGGCCGTGCTGATCGCCCAGGTCACGCTCCTGCTCCTGCTGGCGCTCGCGCTGGCGTGGTTCATGCGGCGGGGGGCTTCGAGGACTCTGCACCTGCTGTGGACGGCGACGTTCGCCCTCGTCCTCGCGCTCCCCGTCCTCGGCTTCTTCGGTCCCTCGTGGGAGATCCCGCTCCTGCCGGCCCCTGGCGGGGCGTCGCCCGCGGCTACGATCAGGGGTGCCACTTCCGCGACCTTCGACCCCGCCCTCGGCCCCTCTGGTCTGATCGCGACGCTGGAGGTGGCCGGAATGCGGGAGGCCCTGTTCCTGGCGGAACGGGCCAGGCTGGACGCGCGTACGGATGCGGCGAAGAGCGCCGCGAGCGCGGCTATGGGGCACCCCGTCGTCCGGGTCGCGTGGATCGCGTGGCTGGTCGGCTGCGTTCTCTCCCTGGCCTCGCTCGCCTTCGCGGCGCTCCGGCTCCGGAAACTGGTGCGGACGGCCCGGCCCGTGCGCGACCCCGAATGGGTGCGCGCGGCCGCGACGCTGCAACGACGGCTCGGCCTCCGCCGCGAGGTCCGGCTGCTGTCCGGCGAGGCGGTGGCGACGCCGATGACGGGCGGGCTATGGCGCCCGGTGATCCTGCTTCCGGCTGCGGCCGCGACGTGGAGCCCGGAGCGGCGGGTCGTGGTCCTCACGCACGAACTCATCCACGTGCGGCGGCGGGACGCGCTCCGCCAGTTGATCCGGCGGGTCGTGCTCGCCCTGCACTGGTTCCATCCTCTCGCGTGGATCGCCTCGCGCCGCGCCGGGCTCGCGAGCGAGAAGGCCTGCGACGAAGAAGTGCTCGCCCTCGGCGCCCGGCCCTCGGACTACGCCCGGCACCTCCTCTTTCTGGCCGCCGGCCTTCCCCGCGGTCCGAGGGCGCTGGCGCTCCCCCTGGCGCACCCCATCGTCCACCCCTCGCAGCTCGAGCGGAGGATCACGTCCATCCTCGCGCGCCGACGTCCGCGCCCCAGCCTCGTGCGCGCGGCCCTGACGCTCGCGGTCCTCGGCATCGCGGGCGTATTCGTCGCCGCCGCGCGCCCGGTCCCGGTCGGCGAAGCAGCCGCCACCATCTCGGAGGCCACGCCCGAGGCTGCCGCAATTGCCGCCGAGGTCCGGCGCGAGGCCACGCGCGAGCGATCCACCCGAGAGGCCGCATTCGCCGCCGCACGGGCCGCCGCCGTTCGCGCCGCCACGCCCCCCACCGCCGGCACGACTTCATCCGGCGCCCCGCACGAGGTGGAGTGCGTCGCGTCCCCCGATTCGATTCGGTCGTTCGCCTTTCGGGGTGGCGGCAGGGTGACGCCGAACTGGAAGTGGACGGATGGGGGATTCACGATGGTGAGACGCGTCGCGGGGATGCTGCTCTGCATGCGTGGAGAGGGCGATGTCACGCTGAACGACGCGGACACCGCCGTGCGCTCGCTGGGCGACGACAGCTGGCTCTTCCTCGCGTCGACGGGCGAGCGGACGCACCGCCTCGCGATCACCGGCGGGCCGGAAGGCATCGCACGCGAATGGAGCGTCGACGGCGTCCAACAACCCTTTGACGCGGAGGCCCGCCGATGGCGCGACCTGATGTTCACCGTCATGAACCACTATCAGGACGCGTGGTTCTCTACCACAGGCGGAGTCCTGCTGTACGGCCGGATCTCCGGGTACCGCGACGAACTCTCGAACCTGCAGTCCGCCCTGCGCGACGCGCAGCCGGCGGAGGCGCTCCGCGAATTGGTGCAGGATCTCATGGCCTGGGAGATGGGGCTCCGCCGCATCACGGAGACGATCCGGCGCTCCGATCTCGACACGCAGCTCACGGGCATCGCGGAACGGATCGCGGACATCGACTTCGGCGTGGCCGGTCTGATGACGGACGTCGAGATGTCCGACCTCGAACGCCGGCTCCTCGAGATCTCGGAACTGATCAAACGCCAGGCCGAGGGCCCGGATCTGGAGCAGCGGCTGGAGGAGATGGAGCACTCGCTTCAGGATGTGCTCGACGAACTGCAGGGGGCGACCCGATGA
- a CDS encoding BlaI/MecI/CopY family transcriptional regulator, with product MSPLAELSRREREVMDLVYELGNPTAAQIREHMADPPTYSAVRSILRGLVNKGHLVSESDGPRYLYSPTMPALRARRSAMRRVLKTFFGDSVEGAVATLLELREGGLSPAEHARLQEMIEKAAEEGR from the coding sequence GTGAGCCCACTTGCGGAGCTGAGCAGGCGAGAGCGCGAGGTCATGGATCTCGTGTACGAACTTGGGAATCCAACGGCGGCGCAGATCCGGGAACACATGGCGGATCCTCCGACGTACTCCGCCGTGCGTTCGATCCTGCGGGGTCTCGTGAACAAGGGACACCTCGTGAGTGAGTCCGATGGTCCCCGCTACCTCTATTCGCCCACCATGCCGGCGCTGCGCGCCCGGCGCTCGGCCATGCGCCGCGTGCTCAAGACCTTCTTCGGCGACTCGGTGGAGGGGGCAGTGGCCACGCTGCTCGAGCTGCGCGAGGGCGGCCTCTCGCCGGCGGAGCACGCCCGCCTCCAGGAGATGATCGAGAAAGCGGCAGAGGAGGGACGGTGA